ACTGTACAACAGCCAATTCAAGATAAAGGTCAATTTCCAAACAGTACAATCATTCTGTGGAAGAGACAGATAGGATATTTGTTCCATGGACAATATACAAAAATCTCTCAATACTTGAATTGGGTGCAGGGGTAAATTGTACTAAGTGACTAACTGAACTGGTTTTACAAAGGACCTCACGAAAGGAAAAGTAGCTGTCTGTTAATTTACCTGTTTGTTGGATGCAGTAACAAGGATACCTCCTATTGAATATAACTTTGGCAAAACTTCAAACATTCAAACCATGTAATTAATGAAGAGGCTCATTCAACATTTGTCAGCCTGCTGTATGTCAGAGGATTATCATGAATGCTTGTTTTCTGTCCAGACAAGCTGTTAATGTGTTTAGAGCTCTACGCGTTGGCAGTCTGTATTGTCAGTAATAATTAGAGGAGAATCTCTTACAAGAGTACTTAATGCAGTGTTTGCTGCAATCTTTTGAATACATTAAAACAGTATGGTGCGTGCCAATCAGTAGGTAGCAAATGACATTACCCTGTCCTTTCTGTAAGATGGAGAAACACAGGAGGAGCTCATGCAAAATGTGTCTGTTCAAAATTGAGTCAGGGGCTTAAAACACCATATAAATATTACACGTGGAAAAGGCTTTGCTAACATTAAAAGGGGTGCTTATTTAAGATAATTATGAATCAGTTCAATGGCTaatgttttcctcttgtttcacAGGATGAATCCACCAGATCCGGAGCCAAGACCAAAAAGCCAAAAAGCAAGAAGGCAAAATGAtttgcaaagaaaaaagaagaaagacttTTACCCATCACATTTGTACAAAGTTTTACATTCATTTAGCTCACGTGCGTCTTAATGGAGAACCAAACAGCAATGCTTTGCtattacaaattatttattcaaggtataagACGTCAAACTGTTATCTCAGGTGCATTAACTGTGGTATTTAAATTAAAGCTTTTGTGACAAGCAAAccttgaaatgaaatgtttacagtacattttttaattaaaacaatcaaaCCATGGAGATTTCTACACAAACTAATGTAAGCAGATCGTGCTGTTTCTTCACATCCATTAGCCTCACACCTGATTATTAGAAACAATAAAGCCATCACACACCTGAGTGAATGACTTTGCTCAGGAGAAAACAACTTATTAGTTTTTCTACATCCATTTTAGATTCAAAGTGTGTTTGGTCATGGTGTTGATTCCATCCCTGCCCTTCAGCTGAATCTACATCTTAATGAATGTCAAACACAATTCATTTAGCATTTCCAAGAAATATGATCAGACACAGCGGTTCAACCAAATGAGCCTCTTTGAGTATTATTGACACAAAGAGTCACACCCACTGTTTTCTCCTATGCCTTAAACATCAACCTAAGcttgcaagaaaaaaaaatcacagtttaATTTGAGATATTCCACACAGTGGCTCCTGTGGGGTTTTACCTCAGCACTTCATATTGGTGTCCCTGAAAAGACAAAATCTGCATATCAACCACTTCAGGGTTGGCTTTAGGCAGCAGACGACGGCTCTCTAAAAATAACCAGGGTTCGTCTGTGCAGTTGGCATTTTGATTTATTCCGGCCACAGCCAgactgttttgtattttgttgtgatgtTAGTATGACTTTTATCTGCGTTTAGTATCTTTCAAGAACATGATTCAAGAAGGACCATTTATCTGAATGACAAAATAGTAGGTCCTTAAATTTCCTGCATGTCCATATATAAAGCCGCCTGCTCATTTCAACCATTCAGAATAATTACAGTTAATACGCTCAGCAGAGTTGTTTCTCCCTGACAACCTGTCATCACTGAACCAATCATGTAAACCCTTAATCATATTTATTACAGGCCTGTGAAGAACTCATGCAGCCAAATTCTTACTCAAGGCTCTTTGCTAATAGCAGCAGCAACTTAAACAAAGTGAACTCCGTCAAAATACAAGACTGAATGCGAGTCTGAGTTCAAAGTGGATTAGCTTGTGATAGCATGGAATTAATGGAACAGTTAcgttataaaataaaacattaaagaaaagtgTCATAAAGGggatagaaaaaaataaataaaaacatgctagaaacaacagaaaaagtaATTCAAGTAGAATTTACTATGAAGTAGCAATTTTATTCACCGAAGCTTGTTTACTGAGAAAAGAATGATTCCTTAGTTTTGAGATTCAGATTCATTATAGGGTATTTTTTCTGAATATTGCATCTTATTTTCACAACACTTTTTatctattttagtttttatttcaacCCTGTGAGGAAGATAGATTTCTGACAGGAGAACAGAACTACAAGTGGCTGAAAGACCCGGATCTTCAGACGAAACTGCAACTCTTTGAAATTGCAAGAAGAACCCTTATGATGTAAGTCTTTCTTGAGGAAACACTTAGTCATCACAAATAGGTAAAATGATGGGGACTGATATAATCTTAAAGGAATATAAAACAaagtaagaagaagaaggtaATCCCCTAGTTTTGTCAAGTGAATTTATCAGGACTGTGAACCGGGGTCACAAACCTTTATGCTTGGTTGAAACCTCTTTGTGCTGATGATGCCCTTCAGCTTGCAGACACCTGCAGCCTGGGGCCAGGTCCTCTCCTCCCGGTCTGCTTCATGCGACTGGATTAAagactgttttaaaaaatgtctgaacCATAGACTGGATATCAAATAATCTGGacaatagactgtatataaaaaggtCTGGACCAAAGACTGTATATGAAATAGTctggaccatagactgtatataaaaaggtCTGTACCATTGACTGGATAGAAAAGGTCTGGACCATAGACTGGACATAAAAAGGTCTAGACTATAGACTGGATAGAAAAGGTCTGGACCATAGACTGGACATAAAAACTGTGCGGACCATAGACTGGatagaaaatgtctggaccacTTCATCCCCTATATCGCAGACTTCAGTAGCTGCGCTGGCACAAGACACACAACTGTCAAGCGCGCCGAAATCACCTCAGGAAGACCGGAAATCATCGCATCTCTTTGTCTCGGGAAACGtgcaaaatatgttttaaatgctTTAGGATGGTTTGAGTTAATCTCAAATGCATGAACACCTGAAACTCCATTATGGCTGAAGAAGAACGAGCTCAAGCATTTACATACTCAAAACGTGTATTATTGGGTCTGTGTTTTATGTTATCTAAAGAAATCTTAATCAGAAATCATTCCTTGTGacttacaaaatataaaatgccTCTTGggtgtcatttgtttttttattgacagGCTTCACTCTCATCACAGACTTTATAGTAttcgttttattttgaaaatgttagcGGATATGGATCGTATTTTCTACTCCAACGGTCTTGACACGTTAGACAAAATAAAGTGTGATCTCGGTGGTAACCGCACTCAGCTGTCAGTTGTGTGACGCGCACTGAGCTGAGAGAAGATCAGGAATACACCTTTTATTACTCATTGACAAACAACACGCTTTCAACTCCAGCTCGTGTCTCTGCATCTCTTACCAATGGACTGAAAATGGAcatttggataaaagtgtcttCACTGAACCACAGCTCCTCAGTCATGAGTGACCCTGTGGTAAAGTGGAGCGCACGGTCTGCACTCGGACTTGTCACTTGTTTCCGTGCGTGAGATGAAAAAGCTCTGCGATGGTTTTCACGTTACATTCACAATGAGCGCGCACATGCCGGAGTCCAACTCCAGCGGCAACTTGACTCCCGCGGTGACCGAGGCGGGCGCCGCGCTCCCGGGCTACCTGGTGGTGCTCCTGTCGGTGCTCATGGTGACGCtggtcgtggtggtggtggccgGGAACGCGCTGGTCATCATGGCTTTCATCGTGGACAAAACCCTGAGGACTCAGAGCAACTACTTCTTTCTGAACCTCGCCATATCTGATTTTCTCGTGGGTGAGTTATTGGTGCATCTTCCacctctctttgtgtctcctcaGTTTCTTGCTTTTGTTCCCGGCTGTGAATGAAACACCACCAACATGCTTATTGTGCACACCCACCACAACGCATTGTCCTTTCCCTGCATGTAATTATAGTGAATCACTGTTCAAGTGTGGCTTGTTAATGATGACCTTACCGCCCTTATGCTACAGTGCTTTTGCAGATAGCCACTATTTTATATAGAATCAGCCACTCACACCCCTCTGGAGAGTGCAGCTCTTCAGCCTGCACCATTGGATGAATTACAGCCTCCTCTTCAAGGCAACTATCAATGCACACTGCTTTGGTCTTCACTCACTGTCATTTTTTGTCAAATTGCACAGGTATCACATCCTCACAGTCTGGAGAGGTTTGACTGTTCATAGTTGATTCGTTCTGGCATTGGATCATCATgcagaatgtgtgtctgtgtgtgtgtgtgtgtgtgtgtgtgtgtgtgtgtgtgtgtgtgtgtgtgtgtgtttgtgtgtgttccaggtgcCTTCTGTATCCCGGTGTACATCCCGTACAACCTGACGGGTCGATGGATGCTGGGTAAGGGTCTCTGCAAGGTGTGGCTGGTCATGGACTACCTGCTCTGCACCGCATCAGTCTTCAACATTGTCCTCATTAGTTATGAccgcttcctgtcagtcacaagGGCTGTAAGTACAGGCTTTGAAGGTGCTCAttaccatacacacacacacacacacacacgcacgcacgcacgcacgcacacacacacacacacacacacacacacacacacacacacacacacacacacagaggtaacTGACATACTGACACAGTCAATTCTAAAATGTTTCGTTTCCATTTATACTCACAGATGTATACCTCctgaagggatagttcacccaaaaatgaaaactcactcattatctactcaccactataccgatggaggggcgggtgaagtgtttgagtccacaaaacacttttggattTGTAGGGGTAAACAGTTTTGCATCCAAATCCAAtataattgaagtaaatggtgaccattTCTTCAaacggcatagtggtgagtagataatgagggaattttcatttttgggtgaactaccCCTTTAAGAGTGTGTGGCTTCAATCAATAATTTTCTTTGTGTGGTTAATCTGGTCTGTAAATATTTTCAAAGCAAACATGAGCTTTTAACACGTATGgacattaacattttaatgGGGCTCTCCTTTGTATTAACATGCAAATCTTAGTCTAAGAGTACCACTCAATTACTAGAAGTGTATTACTGTCACTGTCcaccattttattttatttagccaATTCTGAATGTGTGTTCACAGCATGGTGTCATCAAAAATGTAATAGAGAAAATGATAAACcaaaatgatgatgattaacACATTTCCAAAATCGACATTTACTGTTAGCTGATGGTCAAACTCAGCCATCAGTAAATGGTCAAACTAATCATAATTCCTATGATGTGTATCACAGGAATTAGTGAATGACAGAATGAGAGTGTAATATCAGACATAGTTAAAGTTCGAAAAATAGACCTTGGTAACGTCAtaggccattttaagacatcaATTTAGCCTTTTAAGGAATGAACAATGAAATGTGTTccctttgttttgttcattaTCGCATCTGTTGCGTTCCGGAGACGTCATCTTCTCTTTCACTAGAATTTTCTGAACATTTTCCCGCTGTAGTCTCACGTGTTCACTGGGACATTCTCTGGACATTATACTCATGGTCTGACAGGAAAAagtctggagaatgtctggagcCACTGTCTCATCCCCTGGGGAGAACTTCAGGAGAAAGTCTGGCGTTCACTGCGTGTCTAAAAGCATCAGTGGTGGTGTCCGGGACTGAGGCTTTCTACCCTTATCATCTTTTAAGAGGTGTAAGGCGTGGGAGATTCGGgttgtcaaatgaaaaatgctTCATGGGAAATAGAGTTGGGGATGTAGGGATTTGGGAGCTTGACTCAAACTGCTCCCAAACATTTAGGTGGGATacctcagcctctgctgctttgatttCAATCATTCATCGTTGAGCCCTCCCACCTTTAGGTGAAAGTGGAAGACTAAATGTCTGCAATGCTCATTTGCTCCTTTTCTAAACAGAAACAAGAACAACCAGATATTTGTTGCTTTGTATGACGCTCTTACTGTAAAATCATCCTTAATATTCCATCATCATAATTTGTTTGCATTGGACCCAATGGACTGTATGTACAATATTGATCATCACTTATTAATTTGTTCCTGAGATTCAATCTGAAGATCCGCCAGACAACACGATCATTTGAGCTTTATTTAATGTGATACATATTTATAGTCTCACAGCCTgtgttatatttaatttactaaTAGTGACTGAGCTCACTTATACAGAAGAATAACCTTATCTGGCTGCTTACTAAGCAGTGTTTGATATATAAACAATTACTTTGCCCTCTTTTGATTGACATTTTAATCTCAGGAGCTTCATaggaaatattatttatttatggaaAAATCTTTGATCAATAGTGAGCGGGCTTTctgtaatttaaagaaaatttaaaatggaaaaatatggCTGTGCTTTTGGAATGACTCCTCGAGACTGGGGCCAGAATCTATATTTTATTATGAAGTGACCACATTCGATTTTGAATTACTTAAAACTCAGTCACAGAGCAGAACTAGAAACAATCAGAGCAATTAATAATGGGATgcaaagaaaaatgaatgtaCTATTGCAGGATTCTCTATGGCAGACACATCTGTAGGTCATATCAAAAACCAGTGACACAGCAGTTGTTTGTTCTTGGTTTAGAGGAAAATATACCATAGACTTTGTTTATCACTGCCTGATAGTGGATtccacagcccccccaccccccatccccaCCCATGTCACCAGCAGCCATCTTGATGTTAACGAAAATACATTAGCAGTGCTCATCTGTCAGTCAAACTGACCAAACCCGCCCTATTTCAGATAAATGGTAGTGATTGACCTGGCCTGTCTCGGGACAGATAGAAAAGGGGGTGGTACGGACCCATCATTGAGCGCGAATAAACATGAGCTTGCTGATTGGCCTGGTTTCAAGGCTAATTTGCAACTTCATTGTCTCACGCTGACATACCCAGCTGTTGCCAATGCAGAGAGACATTTTATGGTTTCTGGCATATAGGCGAGATGAAAACCTACATCAACAAAATGAGGAGAGTGGAAAATAGAGGAGCCCTGCTCAATGATAGATTAGACTGAGGAGAGGTGAAGTGAAAAAAGAGTAAGTGAAAACAGAATGAGCGACGGGGTGATGACGAGGGAGGAGTGGATTGGGAGAAACCAGATGTCTCTTTCACACTCCTGATCAATGTGGCTCTCAGCCCGAATATATAAGATGCTCATATGTCGGTTTCACTTACTGCGTCTCCCTGCCACTCAGAGCACAATACGAACAGGGCTTCATCTGAACAAGACACTCAGAGCAGAAGCAAGTGCATTTGTCAAATTGATAAAACTGTACATGAGCCTCTATTTATGTAAATAGCAGAAGAATTGTGTTCATAGTGTATCCATTCTAAGTCACACTTCTCTTTTGGCACAGGTTAAATACAGAGCACAACGAAATATGACCCGCCAGGCTGTGCTCAAGATGGTGGCGGTGTGGGTGTTGGCCTTCCTCATCTACGGCCCTGCCATCATCTTCTGGGAGGAAATCTTCGGCCAGAGCATCGTCTCGCCCCACGAGTGCTACGCAGAGTTTTATCACACTTGGTACTTTCTGCTCTGTGCTTCAACCTTCGAGTTCTTCACCCCCTTCGTGTCGGTGGCTTTTTTCAACCTCAGCATTTACCTGAACATCCATCGCAGGAACAAGAACGGAGGCGCCTGCGCCGAGGACGACACCAAGACTCAGAGGAACAGTAAGAAGTCCTGCGACGGAGGAGCCTGGTCTGTGTTTTTTGTCAAAACTCGAAAGGTGTCGTCCAGCGA
The nucleotide sequence above comes from Platichthys flesus chromosome 9, fPlaFle2.1, whole genome shotgun sequence. Encoded proteins:
- the LOC133960199 gene encoding histamine H3 receptor translates to MKKLCDGFHVTFTMSAHMPESNSSGNLTPAVTEAGAALPGYLVVLLSVLMVTLVVVVVAGNALVIMAFIVDKTLRTQSNYFFLNLAISDFLVGAFCIPVYIPYNLTGRWMLGKGLCKVWLVMDYLLCTASVFNIVLISYDRFLSVTRAVKYRAQRNMTRQAVLKMVAVWVLAFLIYGPAIIFWEEIFGQSIVSPHECYAEFYHTWYFLLCASTFEFFTPFVSVAFFNLSIYLNIHRRNKNGGACAEDDTKTQRNSKKSCDGGAWSVFFVKTRKVSSSEPTAISAVIEDDDILSCGEPNTNQIFTQREKCSPNRRNSRMFQQTASGLAPGRRTQGSRLSRDKKIAKSLAIIVCIFGICWAPYTLLMIIRAACSGECVAKHWYEITFWLLWLNSAINPFLYPLCHSSFRRAFSKILCPKRQSVQPQIEVQSC